One region of Aeromicrobium sp. Sec7.5 genomic DNA includes:
- a CDS encoding lysophospholipid acyltransferase family protein: protein MASTAATRIAMTCFFISAPSDLKWNRRRLPTQAGRPARPVWDRKVPAKTEGGGGGGGGAPPPPPPPAAGAPPGPPPRLVRFMAKRSLFGRGPVGWGMRRMGHIPVDRTSGAVAYRRARRWLERGDVVGVFPEATISRSWLVKPLRRGVAALAIEAGVPIVPVVTWGGHRILTVDGHRSLRRRIPVTIRVGEPLTAAAGETAEELTARLQDALAALLDAAMDAYPDSPRGDDDRWWLPHDRGGTAPDPETAHALDIAAVARIGDSLE, encoded by the coding sequence ATGGCCAGCACAGCCGCGACGAGAATCGCGATGACTTGCTTCTTCATCTCTGCTCCCTCAGATCTGAAGTGGAACCGCCGGCGTCTCCCTACGCAGGCGGGGCGACCGGCTCGGCCGGTCTGGGACCGCAAGGTCCCGGCGAAGACTGAGGGGGGGGGGGGGGGGGGGGGGGGGGCGCCCCCCCCCCCCCCCCCCCCCGCGGCCGGCGCCCCGCCCGGGCCGCCCCCCCGCCTGGTGCGGTTCATGGCCAAGCGGTCCCTGTTCGGCCGGGGACCCGTGGGCTGGGGCATGCGACGTATGGGCCACATCCCGGTCGACCGGACGTCGGGAGCCGTGGCCTACCGGCGCGCCCGCCGGTGGCTGGAGCGCGGCGACGTCGTGGGCGTCTTCCCCGAGGCGACGATCAGCCGCTCGTGGCTCGTGAAGCCACTGCGGCGGGGGGTGGCCGCGCTCGCGATCGAGGCCGGCGTACCGATCGTGCCCGTCGTGACGTGGGGCGGGCACCGGATCCTCACGGTCGACGGCCACCGCAGCCTGCGCCGGCGGATCCCCGTGACGATCCGCGTCGGGGAGCCACTGACAGCGGCCGCGGGAGAAACGGCCGAGGAGCTGACGGCCCGCTTGCAGGACGCCCTGGCGGCGCTGCTCGACGCGGCGATGGACGCCTACCCGGACAGCCCGCGTGGCGACGACGACCGGTGGTGGCTCCCGCACGATCGCGGCGGGACGGCCCCGGATCCCGAGACGGCCCACGCGCTCGACATCGCGGCAGTCGCCCGCATCGGCGACAGCCTCGAGTGA
- a CDS encoding Na(+)/H(+) antiporter subunit C, protein MSVDLALIFAIGVLVACGTTLVLERSLTRVLVGFVLLGNGVNLFFIVASGPPGAAPIVGASDERMADPLPQAMALTAVVITLGVTAFGLALAYRTWQLEGHDDVQDDVEDSLVMRRAERDDMSGSFDEVDESLPEEEGADLPSINDELTRENDEDDESPDDGDPR, encoded by the coding sequence ATGAGTGTGGACCTGGCCCTGATCTTCGCGATCGGCGTGCTCGTGGCATGCGGCACGACACTCGTGCTCGAGCGCAGCCTCACCCGTGTCCTCGTGGGCTTCGTGCTGCTCGGCAACGGCGTCAACCTGTTCTTCATCGTGGCCTCCGGGCCTCCCGGCGCGGCCCCCATCGTGGGCGCGTCCGACGAGCGCATGGCCGATCCCCTTCCCCAGGCCATGGCGCTCACGGCCGTCGTCATCACGCTGGGCGTCACCGCCTTCGGGCTGGCGCTGGCCTACCGCACGTGGCAGCTCGAGGGACACGACGACGTGCAGGACGACGTCGAGGACTCCCTCGTGATGCGGCGAGCCGAGCGCGACGACATGTCGGGCAGCTTCGACGAGGTCGACGAGTCGCTCCCCGAGGAGGAGGGTGCCGACCTCCCCTCGATCAACGACGAGCTCACCCGCGAGAACGACGAGGACGACGAGAGCCCCGACGACGGAGACCCCCGATGA
- a CDS encoding exonuclease domain-containing protein — protein sequence MENAGFTKSGDSTGDSPGQLPFFTRAFASVAERRWHDGPLAALDFETTGVDPLHDRVVSFALLTDEEAHDGLVDPGVPVPPAASSIHGLDAAALQGAPSSVVAIAVVARWVDRLVDRGVPLVVFNASYDLTMLAAECRRHGIVEPDWWRLVVVDPYLVDWGLAPRRRGQRRLVDVAERLGVRLDAAHEANADARAALEVARVQAARNPQIADLTGRQLMTQQQRWFSAKAESWNRWAIDHGRSLDDPAGWPLASAVSDLRTA from the coding sequence ATGGAAAACGCAGGATTCACCAAGAGCGGTGACTCGACGGGCGACAGCCCGGGCCAGCTCCCGTTCTTCACCCGGGCGTTCGCCTCGGTGGCCGAGCGCCGCTGGCACGACGGTCCGCTCGCCGCGCTCGACTTCGAGACCACGGGTGTCGATCCCCTCCACGACCGCGTCGTCAGCTTCGCGCTGCTCACCGACGAGGAGGCGCACGACGGCCTCGTCGACCCGGGCGTCCCCGTGCCGCCGGCCGCCTCCTCGATCCACGGACTCGACGCCGCGGCCCTGCAGGGTGCGCCGTCGTCGGTCGTCGCGATCGCGGTCGTCGCCCGGTGGGTCGATCGCCTGGTCGACCGCGGGGTGCCGCTCGTGGTGTTCAACGCGTCCTACGACCTCACGATGCTCGCGGCCGAGTGCCGGCGCCACGGCATCGTCGAGCCCGACTGGTGGCGGCTCGTGGTCGTCGACCCGTACCTCGTCGACTGGGGCCTGGCGCCCCGCCGCCGCGGGCAGCGTCGTCTCGTCGACGTCGCCGAGCGGCTCGGGGTGCGGCTCGACGCGGCCCACGAGGCCAACGCCGACGCCCGCGCGGCGCTCGAGGTCGCCCGGGTGCAGGCGGCGCGCAACCCGCAGATCGCCGATCTCACGGGTCGTCAGCTCATGACCCAGCAGCAGCGGTGGTTCTCCGCCAAGGCTGAGAGCTGGAACCGGTGGGCCATCGACCACGGCCGGTCGTTGGACGACCCGGCCGGTTGGCCGCTCGCGTCGGCCGTCAGCGACCTGCGCACCGCCTGA
- a CDS encoding SDR family oxidoreductase gives MRRTRFTGALTLVTGAGSGIGRATALLVAQRGGRLVLTDIQADGLAGTIALLTDAGHGDLVAHHEALDLTDADAVVAFAGRTHAAVGAVDIVMNVAGISTWGRIQDLDLAHWRRTVEVDLMGPIHVMHAFVPAMIEAGRGGHVVNVSSAAGLFGLPLHAPYSAAKFGLRGVSEVLRFDLAAHDIGVTLVCPGAVATPLVGTVDIVGVDRTDPRVVKAVSGFEKHAVSPEKAAEAMIRGVEKGRHTAFTSSDIRFGWYAQRYFPIGYSVFMHAMNRAVRKMLLRVESEPRTDLAPVEGVDAA, from the coding sequence GTGCGCAGGACCAGGTTCACCGGAGCGCTCACGCTCGTCACGGGTGCCGGCAGCGGCATCGGCCGCGCCACGGCCCTGCTCGTCGCCCAGCGCGGTGGCCGCCTGGTGCTCACCGACATCCAGGCCGACGGTCTCGCCGGCACGATCGCCCTCCTCACGGACGCCGGTCACGGTGACCTCGTGGCGCACCACGAGGCGCTCGACCTGACCGACGCCGACGCCGTCGTCGCCTTCGCGGGCCGCACCCACGCCGCGGTCGGCGCGGTCGACATCGTCATGAACGTCGCGGGCATCTCGACGTGGGGTCGCATCCAGGACCTCGACCTCGCCCACTGGCGCCGCACCGTCGAGGTCGACCTCATGGGTCCCATCCACGTGATGCATGCATTCGTCCCGGCCATGATCGAGGCCGGTCGAGGTGGCCACGTCGTCAACGTGAGCTCGGCTGCCGGCCTGTTCGGCCTGCCACTGCACGCCCCCTACAGCGCCGCGAAGTTCGGTTTGCGGGGCGTCAGCGAGGTCCTGCGCTTCGACCTCGCCGCGCACGACATCGGGGTGACGCTGGTGTGCCCGGGCGCCGTCGCCACCCCGCTCGTCGGCACGGTCGACATCGTCGGCGTCGACCGCACCGACCCCCGTGTCGTCAAGGCCGTCAGCGGCTTCGAGAAGCACGCGGTGAGTCCGGAGAAGGCCGCCGAGGCCATGATCCGCGGGGTCGAGAAGGGCCGGCACACGGCGTTCACGTCGTCCGACATCCGCTTCGGCTGGTACGCGCAGCGGTACTTCCCGATCGGTTACTCGGTCTTCATGCACGCCATGAACCGCGCGGTCCGCAAGATGCTGCTGCGGGTCGAGAGCGAGCCGCGCACCGACCTCGCTCCGGTCGAGGGCGTCGACGCCGCCTGA
- a CDS encoding tautomerase family protein: protein MPSTTIDVRKRWTDAEEIAIIDAVHAALVAAFRIPEVDKHIRLVEHAPHRLAHPPNLEQPELMTLVTVDAFSGRSVEAKRALYRAIVENLETLGIPADHVSITVRDVPQENWGIRGGQAACDVDLGFSVKV, encoded by the coding sequence GTGCCCTCCACCACGATCGACGTCCGCAAACGATGGACCGATGCCGAAGAGATCGCCATCATCGACGCCGTGCACGCTGCACTGGTTGCGGCATTCAGGATTCCCGAGGTCGACAAGCACATTCGGCTCGTCGAGCATGCCCCGCACCGGCTCGCCCATCCGCCGAACCTCGAGCAGCCCGAGCTCATGACGCTCGTCACCGTCGACGCCTTCTCCGGCCGGTCGGTCGAGGCGAAGCGGGCGCTGTATCGCGCCATCGTCGAGAACCTGGAGACGCTCGGCATCCCTGCGGACCACGTCTCCATCACCGTCCGCGACGTCCCTCAGGAGAACTGGGGCATCCGCGGCGGGCAAGCTGCGTGCGACGTCGACCTGGGTTTCTCCGTCAAGGTGTGA
- a CDS encoding monovalent cation/H+ antiporter complex subunit F: MITVGFVCIGLLAVTGTLCLIRIIRGPTTLDRTVATDVFVAATAGAIGIEAAIGRHTTTLPIIVTLALVGFLGSVSIARFAARDDGPSERTDRDREGRT, encoded by the coding sequence GTGATCACGGTCGGCTTCGTCTGCATCGGCCTGCTCGCCGTGACGGGCACCCTCTGCCTCATCCGCATCATCCGCGGTCCCACCACGCTGGATCGCACCGTGGCCACCGACGTCTTCGTGGCCGCCACGGCGGGGGCCATCGGCATCGAGGCCGCGATCGGGCGCCACACCACGACGCTGCCGATCATCGTCACCCTGGCCCTCGTCGGCTTCCTCGGGTCGGTCAGCATCGCCCGGTTCGCCGCACGTGACGACGGACCGTCGGAGCGCACGGACCGCGATCGGGAGGGACGGACATGA
- a CDS encoding aminotransferase class I/II-fold pyridoxal phosphate-dependent enzyme, whose product MRPLRELSLPELRARTSLKWSAYGPDVLPLWVAEMDAPLAPAVTRVLADVAASGDLGYPTDDGDLAAAFRAFARGRWAWEPGVALPVADVMTGVVEALRLTRRDVVIVTPPVYPPFFDAVDLVGARRVDAPLGGDWLLDLERLEAAFAAHAGRATFLLCNPHNPTSIAPGRPELLHVAELARRHEVRVVVDEIHAPLADPVRFVPYLSLPGAEDAFVVTSASKAWNLAGVKAALLLAGAEAAPQVQDLPPLVAHGVSHLGSQVQVAALTDGLEWLEAVRADLAENRRIVADLLDQHLPRASVVMGHDSYLAWLDLSAYGLGGEAAEVLRERAGVALGLGSPFRGGDGRGGPDFARLNYATTPEVLAAAFDRLGAVLS is encoded by the coding sequence ATGCGACCGCTGCGTGAGCTGTCCCTGCCCGAGCTTCGAGCCAGGACGAGCCTGAAGTGGTCGGCGTACGGCCCGGACGTCCTGCCGCTGTGGGTCGCGGAGATGGACGCTCCGCTCGCGCCGGCCGTCACCCGGGTGCTGGCGGACGTGGCCGCATCGGGCGACCTCGGGTACCCCACGGACGACGGCGACCTGGCCGCGGCGTTCCGCGCCTTCGCCCGGGGGCGCTGGGCCTGGGAGCCCGGCGTCGCCCTGCCGGTCGCCGACGTCATGACCGGCGTCGTCGAGGCGCTGCGCCTGACCCGCCGCGACGTCGTGATCGTGACCCCGCCGGTCTATCCACCGTTCTTCGACGCCGTAGATCTCGTCGGTGCGCGACGGGTCGACGCGCCGCTCGGCGGCGACTGGCTCCTGGATCTCGAGCGGCTCGAGGCCGCCTTCGCGGCCCACGCCGGCCGGGCGACGTTCCTGCTGTGCAACCCGCACAACCCCACCTCGATCGCCCCCGGGCGGCCCGAGCTCCTGCACGTCGCCGAGCTGGCGCGTCGGCACGAGGTCCGGGTCGTGGTCGACGAGATCCATGCCCCGCTGGCCGACCCGGTGCGTTTCGTCCCGTACCTGTCGTTGCCCGGGGCCGAGGACGCCTTCGTCGTGACCTCGGCCTCCAAGGCCTGGAACCTGGCGGGCGTGAAGGCGGCCCTGCTGCTGGCGGGCGCCGAGGCCGCCCCGCAGGTGCAGGACCTGCCGCCGTTGGTCGCCCACGGGGTGAGCCACCTGGGGTCGCAGGTCCAGGTGGCGGCGCTGACCGACGGGCTCGAGTGGCTGGAGGCCGTCCGGGCCGATCTCGCCGAGAACCGGCGCATCGTCGCGGACCTGCTCGACCAGCACCTGCCCCGGGCCAGCGTCGTCATGGGCCACGACTCCTACCTCGCCTGGCTCGACCTGTCCGCGTACGGGCTCGGAGGCGAGGCGGCCGAGGTGCTGCGCGAGCGTGCCGGCGTCGCGCTGGGTCTGGGCTCGCCGTTCCGCGGTGGTGACGGGCGAGGGGGACCCGACTTCGCGCGCCTCAACTACGCCACGACGCCGGAGGTCCTGGCCGCGGCCTTCGACCGGCTCGGTGCTGTCCTCTCCTAG
- a CDS encoding Na+/H+ antiporter subunit A — protein MITLLTAHLVAAAASPALVRLLDRRAFLVLALVPAACFAWLLPQVVAGGTVTQDVEWVPGLGLNISLRLGEVSGPFSLLVTGVGALVLFYCGWYFKPGDTEIWRFSAVFTAFAGSMLGLVLADNVYLLYVFWELTTVLSYLLVGHNPERRANRRAAMNALLVTTLGGLAMLAGLVILHLTSGSPLLSEIVANPPEATTTVQVAVALALVGAVSKSALVPFHFWLPGAMAAPTPVSAYLHAAAMVKAGIFLVAVLAPAYADLPWWRPVLVTLGMVTMVIGGLRALRQYDVKLLLAYGTVSQLGFLTLIASIGTRSAAVAGLAMVVAHALFKSTLFLVVGIIDRSAGTRDLRDLSGLWRLLPWPFAAAVVAGASMAGIPPTFGFVAKEAVLASVEDLGSDTGAAWGAVALGGIVVGTILTVAYTARFVWGAFATKADVPPCDIMRRSPWFVVPPVILAAASIVAGFAGPWFTEILGRAGEAYPAGAHELELTLWHGVTLPLLLSLVTIVLGVGLFVARRPVAAVQHALTDRLPMPDAEQSYYAAVRGVERVSIELTGRVQRGSLPFYLGTIIVVLALVPGSMLVRAFVLHDGEMRLDLADRPAQVVVVALVVVAAIAAVRSRRRLRAVLLVGVTGYGTALLFVLHGAPDLALTQFLVETFLLVTFVLVLRRLPPFFSERPFTSDRWVRVIAGLVTGGVVAGLALLTATARTAEPIGPRFAGPAESFGGGYNVVNITLVDIRSWDTLGELSVLVVAATGVASLIHLLTDRAERITRVPAGSGSQRWLQRVETVRSARRSVVFEVVTRLVFHAVIIYSIYIMLVGHYEPGGGFAGGLIAGLALMVRYLVGGRKELDAAAPVDAGLVLGLGLAVAALAGLLPTLLGGGVLQSAIVDIPLGPLGELHLVTSVFFDIGVYLVVIGLALDVLRSLGGGIDQHVADEDQAVGV, from the coding sequence ATGATCACCCTGCTGACTGCGCACCTCGTGGCCGCAGCGGCGTCCCCTGCCCTGGTCCGGCTCCTCGACCGCCGAGCGTTCCTGGTGCTCGCCCTCGTGCCGGCCGCGTGCTTCGCGTGGCTGCTCCCGCAGGTCGTCGCGGGCGGCACCGTGACGCAGGACGTCGAGTGGGTCCCGGGCCTCGGTCTCAACATCTCTCTGCGCCTCGGCGAGGTCAGCGGCCCGTTCTCGCTGCTGGTCACGGGCGTCGGCGCGCTCGTGCTGTTCTACTGCGGGTGGTACTTCAAGCCGGGCGACACCGAGATCTGGCGCTTCAGCGCGGTCTTCACGGCGTTCGCGGGTTCGATGCTCGGCCTGGTCCTCGCCGACAACGTCTACCTCCTCTACGTGTTCTGGGAGCTCACGACGGTCCTGTCGTACCTGCTCGTGGGCCACAACCCCGAGCGCCGCGCCAACCGCCGCGCGGCCATGAACGCTCTCCTGGTCACGACGCTCGGCGGCCTCGCGATGCTCGCCGGCCTGGTGATCCTCCACCTCACGTCGGGATCCCCCCTCCTCAGCGAGATCGTCGCGAATCCTCCCGAGGCCACCACGACGGTCCAGGTCGCCGTGGCGCTGGCCCTCGTCGGCGCGGTCTCCAAGTCCGCCCTCGTCCCGTTCCACTTCTGGCTGCCGGGCGCGATGGCCGCACCCACGCCCGTCAGCGCCTACCTGCACGCCGCGGCCATGGTGAAGGCGGGCATCTTCCTGGTGGCCGTGCTGGCGCCCGCCTATGCCGACCTCCCGTGGTGGCGTCCGGTCCTCGTGACGCTCGGCATGGTCACGATGGTCATCGGCGGACTCCGCGCGCTGCGGCAGTACGACGTCAAGCTGCTGCTGGCCTACGGCACGGTCAGCCAGCTCGGCTTCCTGACCCTGATAGCGTCGATCGGCACGCGCTCGGCCGCGGTCGCCGGCCTGGCGATGGTCGTCGCCCACGCGCTCTTCAAGTCCACCCTGTTCCTCGTGGTCGGCATCATCGACCGCAGCGCGGGAACGCGCGACCTGCGCGACCTCTCCGGCTTGTGGCGCCTGCTCCCCTGGCCGTTCGCAGCTGCCGTCGTGGCCGGCGCCTCGATGGCCGGCATCCCCCCGACCTTCGGCTTCGTCGCCAAGGAGGCCGTGCTCGCGTCGGTCGAGGACCTCGGCTCGGACACCGGCGCGGCCTGGGGCGCCGTGGCCCTCGGCGGCATCGTCGTCGGCACGATCCTGACGGTCGCGTACACCGCTCGGTTCGTGTGGGGCGCGTTCGCCACCAAGGCCGACGTGCCGCCGTGCGACATCATGCGCCGCTCACCGTGGTTCGTCGTCCCGCCCGTCATCCTGGCGGCCGCATCGATCGTCGCCGGCTTCGCGGGTCCGTGGTTCACCGAGATCCTCGGCCGTGCCGGTGAGGCGTACCCGGCAGGAGCCCACGAGCTCGAGCTCACCCTGTGGCACGGCGTCACCCTGCCGCTGCTGCTCTCGCTCGTCACGATCGTGCTCGGTGTCGGGCTGTTCGTGGCCCGCCGCCCGGTCGCCGCCGTCCAGCACGCGCTCACCGACCGGCTGCCGATGCCCGACGCCGAGCAGTCGTACTACGCCGCCGTCCGCGGGGTCGAGCGCGTGTCGATCGAGCTCACGGGCCGGGTCCAGCGAGGATCGCTGCCCTTCTACCTCGGCACGATCATCGTGGTGCTGGCCCTCGTGCCGGGATCAATGCTCGTCCGGGCGTTCGTCCTCCACGACGGCGAGATGCGCCTCGACCTGGCCGACCGCCCCGCCCAGGTCGTCGTCGTGGCCCTCGTGGTCGTCGCGGCGATCGCCGCGGTGCGGTCACGACGCCGCCTCCGTGCCGTCCTGCTCGTGGGGGTCACCGGCTACGGCACCGCCCTGCTGTTCGTGCTGCACGGCGCGCCCGACCTGGCCCTGACCCAGTTCCTCGTCGAGACCTTCCTGCTCGTCACGTTCGTGCTGGTCCTGCGGCGCCTCCCCCCGTTCTTCTCCGAGCGCCCGTTCACCTCCGACCGCTGGGTCCGCGTCATCGCCGGTCTCGTCACGGGCGGCGTCGTGGCCGGGCTCGCCCTGCTGACCGCCACGGCCCGCACCGCCGAGCCGATCGGGCCCCGGTTCGCCGGACCCGCCGAGAGCTTCGGCGGCGGCTACAACGTCGTCAACATCACGCTGGTCGACATCCGCTCCTGGGACACCCTCGGTGAGCTGTCGGTCCTCGTCGTCGCCGCCACCGGCGTCGCGAGCCTGATCCACCTGCTGACCGACCGGGCCGAGCGCATCACGCGCGTGCCGGCGGGCTCAGGATCGCAACGGTGGCTGCAGCGCGTCGAGACGGTGCGCTCGGCGCGCCGGTCGGTGGTCTTCGAGGTCGTGACCCGGCTGGTCTTCCACGCCGTGATCATCTACTCGATCTACATCATGCTCGTGGGTCACTACGAGCCGGGTGGCGGCTTCGCGGGTGGCCTGATCGCCGGACTCGCGCTGATGGTGCGGTACCTCGTCGGCGGCCGCAAGGAGCTCGACGCCGCCGCCCCCGTCGACGCCGGTCTCGTGCTCGGGCTCGGCCTCGCCGTGGCCGCCCTGGCCGGCCTGCTCCCGACGTTGCTGGGGGGCGGGGTGCTGCAGAGCGCCATCGTCGACATCCCACTCGGGCCGCTCGGCGAGCTGCACCTGGTCACCTCGGTCTTCTTCGACATCGGCGTGTACCTCGTCGTGATCGGCCTGGCCCTCGACGTGCTCCGCAGCCTCGGCGGCGGCATCGACCAGCACGTCGCCGACGAGGACCAGGCGGTGGGCGTGTGA
- the aroQ gene encoding type II 3-dehydroquinate dehydratase, whose protein sequence is MPSLLLLNGPNLNLLGTREPEVYGSETLADVVALVEATAAELGYSVESLQSNHEGVLIDAIHAARSTAAGIVINPGGLTHTSVALRDALTGVALPFAEVHVSDVHARESFRHHSYLTDVASVVVVGEGVAGYGRAVRELVAVLPTG, encoded by the coding sequence GTGCCCTCGCTGCTGCTGCTCAACGGTCCGAACCTGAACCTCCTCGGCACGCGCGAGCCCGAGGTGTACGGGTCCGAGACGTTGGCCGACGTCGTGGCCCTCGTCGAGGCCACCGCGGCGGAGCTGGGCTACTCCGTCGAATCACTGCAGAGCAACCACGAGGGTGTCCTGATCGACGCGATCCACGCGGCGCGATCGACCGCTGCCGGCATCGTCATCAACCCCGGGGGACTGACCCACACGTCGGTCGCGCTGCGCGACGCCCTGACCGGCGTGGCCCTGCCGTTCGCCGAGGTGCACGTGTCGGACGTCCACGCGCGCGAGAGCTTCCGCCACCACTCCTACCTGACCGACGTCGCCTCGGTCGTGGTGGTGGGCGAGGGCGTCGCGGGATACGGGCGGGCCGTGCGCGAGCTCGTCGCCGTGCTCCCGACGGGCTGA
- the mnhG gene encoding monovalent cation/H(+) antiporter subunit G encodes MIDVVAGFFLVLGALLALAAAIALVRFPDVFSRMHAATKPQTLGLICILVGLGLRLQSVAATTTIVLIVAFQLLTAPVASHMVGRASHRIGLLDSDRLSRNDLED; translated from the coding sequence ATGATCGACGTCGTCGCCGGCTTCTTCCTCGTGCTGGGTGCCCTGCTCGCCCTCGCCGCAGCGATCGCCCTCGTGCGGTTCCCGGACGTGTTCTCCCGCATGCACGCGGCCACCAAGCCCCAGACCCTCGGACTGATCTGCATCCTGGTGGGTCTTGGCCTGCGCCTGCAGTCGGTGGCCGCCACCACCACGATCGTGCTGATCGTCGCCTTCCAGCTGCTCACCGCACCCGTGGCCTCGCACATGGTGGGGCGCGCCTCGCACCGCATCGGCCTGCTCGACTCCGACCGGCTCTCGCGCAACGACCTCGAGGACTGA
- a CDS encoding Na+/H+ antiporter subunit D, with protein MNHLASQIVLVPVIVPLLGAGLCLAFGRSARAQRIISIVALSIVVVAAGALLWRADQLGPQAVNVGGWPADLGISLVADRLSALLLVVSTIVTLSVLLYSFGQGIVEFGRDTPLSVFHPTFLVLSAGVSAAFLSADLFNLFVGFEILLAASYVLITLGGTEARVRAGTIYVIVSLISSVLFLISIAAVYAATGTVNLAALPDRIAALPEPVQLVLQLMLLLTFSIKAAIFPLSAWLPDSYPTAPAPVTAVFAGLLTKVGVYAIIRVQTTVFPDQPLRTLLLCAAILTMVVGILGAVAQSDIKRLLSFTLVSHIGYMLFGIALATEAGYAGAIFYVVHHITVQTALFLVAGLIEYRTGTTQLDRLGGLARAAPVLAILFFVPAMNLAGIPPFSGFLGKLALIQAGTASGDWLAYTGVGAGLAVSLLTLYAVAKAWNRAFWQPRDEHVDDDVPATGGLHPDTTTTVEDKVLRLPRGMALPTLALVTFSVALTVAAGPLIGVSQRAADELVERTPYIDAVLGDVP; from the coding sequence ATGAACCACCTCGCGAGCCAGATCGTGCTGGTGCCGGTCATCGTGCCGCTGCTCGGCGCCGGACTCTGCCTGGCGTTCGGTCGCTCGGCCCGGGCGCAGCGCATCATCAGCATCGTCGCGCTGTCGATCGTGGTCGTCGCCGCGGGCGCCCTGCTGTGGCGCGCCGACCAGCTCGGTCCACAGGCCGTCAACGTCGGCGGCTGGCCCGCCGACCTCGGCATCAGCCTGGTCGCCGACCGGCTCTCCGCCCTGCTGCTCGTCGTCTCCACGATCGTGACGCTCTCGGTGCTGCTGTACTCGTTCGGTCAGGGCATCGTCGAGTTCGGTCGCGACACCCCGCTGTCGGTGTTCCACCCCACGTTCCTCGTGTTGAGCGCCGGCGTCTCCGCCGCCTTCCTGTCGGCCGACCTGTTCAACCTGTTCGTCGGCTTCGAGATCCTGCTCGCCGCGAGCTACGTGCTGATCACCCTGGGCGGCACGGAGGCCCGGGTGCGGGCGGGCACGATCTACGTCATCGTCAGCCTGATCTCGTCGGTGCTCTTCCTGATCTCGATCGCCGCGGTCTACGCCGCCACGGGCACGGTCAACCTCGCAGCACTGCCCGATCGCATCGCCGCGCTGCCCGAGCCGGTGCAGCTCGTGCTGCAGCTCATGCTGCTGCTGACGTTCTCGATCAAGGCCGCGATCTTCCCGCTCTCGGCCTGGTTGCCGGACTCCTACCCCACCGCCCCCGCCCCGGTCACCGCCGTGTTCGCCGGGCTGCTCACGAAGGTCGGCGTCTACGCCATCATCCGGGTGCAGACCACGGTGTTCCCCGACCAGCCGCTGCGCACGCTGCTGCTGTGCGCCGCGATCCTCACGATGGTCGTCGGCATCCTCGGCGCGGTCGCGCAGTCCGACATCAAACGTCTGCTGTCGTTCACGCTCGTCAGCCACATCGGCTACATGCTGTTCGGCATCGCGCTCGCGACCGAGGCGGGCTACGCCGGCGCCATCTTCTACGTCGTCCACCACATCACGGTGCAGACGGCCCTGTTCCTGGTGGCGGGGTTGATCGAGTACCGCACCGGCACCACCCAGCTGGACCGGCTCGGCGGGCTGGCCCGGGCGGCCCCCGTCCTGGCGATCCTGTTCTTCGTCCCTGCCATGAACCTGGCCGGGATCCCGCCGTTCTCGGGATTCCTCGGCAAGCTGGCCCTGATCCAGGCCGGGACCGCGTCGGGCGACTGGCTCGCCTACACCGGCGTCGGCGCCGGCCTGGCCGTGAGCCTGCTGACTCTCTACGCCGTCGCGAAGGCGTGGAACCGCGCCTTCTGGCAGCCGCGTGACGAGCACGTCGACGACGACGTCCCGGCCACCGGCGGTCTCCACCCGGACACCACCACCACCGTCGAGGACAAGGTCCTGCGACTCCCGCGCGGCATGGCGCTGCCGACGCTCGCCCTCGTGACCTTCTCGGTCGCGCTCACGGTGGCCGCCGGACCGCTCATCGGCGTCAGCCAGCGTGCCGCCGACGAGCTCGTCGAGCGCACTCCGTACATCGACGCGGTGCTGGGTGATGTGCCGTGA
- a CDS encoding Na+/H+ antiporter subunit E, which yields MIRWTAVLGLTLLWLLMWGEITPILVVGGVLVSLVVLVVFPFPKADWGGSFRPWPFAVLVSRFAFDLVVASLQVAWLAVRPKALGRSAVIQVQLHTRSDLLLVLTGELVSLVPGTLLIELDDDEGILTLHVLDGEQDLDRVEAEVLAQERRVIAALGSRAERDAYCTGSGASTPEVTS from the coding sequence GTGATCCGCTGGACCGCCGTGCTCGGCCTGACCCTGCTGTGGCTCCTGATGTGGGGCGAGATCACGCCCATCCTGGTGGTGGGCGGCGTCCTCGTCTCGCTCGTGGTGCTCGTGGTCTTCCCGTTCCCCAAGGCCGACTGGGGTGGATCGTTCCGCCCCTGGCCGTTCGCCGTGCTGGTGTCGCGCTTCGCGTTCGACCTCGTGGTCGCCAGCCTCCAGGTCGCGTGGCTCGCCGTGCGCCCGAAGGCCCTCGGGCGCAGCGCGGTGATCCAGGTCCAGCTGCACACCCGGTCGGACCTCCTGCTCGTGCTGACCGGTGAGCTCGTCTCGCTCGTGCCGGGCACGCTCCTGATCGAGCTCGATGACGACGAGGGCATCCTGACGCTCCACGTCCTCGACGGCGAGCAGGACCTCGACCGGGTCGAGGCCGAGGTGCTCGCCCAGGAGCGTCGCGTCATCGCCGCGCTCGGCTCACGCGCCGAGCGCGACGCCTACTGCACGGGCTCCGGCGCGAGCACTCCGGAGGTGACCTCGTGA